A region of Piscinibacter gummiphilus DNA encodes the following proteins:
- a CDS encoding vWA domain-containing protein yields MLINFFFTLRAAKLKVSVKEYLMLLEAVQAGVIDGEAGPTVDDFYYLARTSLVKDESQFDKFDKAFAAYFKGVELLADFTKDIPLEWLKKKLELELTPEERALVEKMGWDELMETLKKRFEEQKERHEGGNKMIGTGGTSPFGAYGYNPQGIRIGQDKSRNKSAVKVWDQRQFKDYDDNLELGTRNIKVALRRLRRFAREGAADELDLDDTIRSTAANAGWLDLKMVPERHNKVKVLLLMDVGGTMDEHIHRVEEVFSAAKAEFKHLEFYYFHNCVYDYMWKNNRRRYSEKFSTWDILRKYNKDYKLIFVGDATMSPYEILQPGGSVEYNNEEAGAEWLQRLTNAFPKYAWINPEPQGVWGYRQSIAIVQQLMNHRMFPLTLQGLEGAMRLLSK; encoded by the coding sequence ATGCTGATCAACTTCTTCTTCACCCTGCGGGCCGCCAAGCTCAAGGTCTCCGTCAAGGAGTACCTGATGCTGCTCGAGGCGGTCCAGGCCGGCGTGATCGACGGCGAGGCCGGCCCCACGGTGGACGACTTCTACTACCTCGCCCGCACGTCCCTCGTGAAGGACGAGAGCCAGTTCGACAAGTTCGACAAGGCCTTCGCGGCGTACTTCAAGGGCGTCGAGCTGCTCGCCGACTTCACGAAGGACATCCCGCTCGAATGGCTGAAGAAGAAGCTGGAGCTCGAACTCACCCCCGAGGAGCGCGCGCTCGTCGAGAAGATGGGCTGGGACGAGCTGATGGAGACGCTCAAGAAGCGCTTCGAGGAACAGAAGGAACGCCACGAGGGCGGCAACAAGATGATCGGCACCGGCGGCACCTCGCCGTTCGGCGCCTACGGCTACAACCCGCAGGGCATCCGCATCGGGCAGGACAAGAGCCGGAACAAGAGCGCGGTCAAGGTGTGGGACCAGCGCCAGTTCAAGGACTACGACGACAACCTCGAGCTGGGCACCCGCAACATCAAGGTGGCGCTGCGCCGCCTGCGCCGCTTCGCCCGCGAGGGTGCGGCCGACGAGCTGGACCTCGACGACACCATCCGCTCCACCGCCGCGAACGCCGGCTGGCTCGACCTGAAGATGGTGCCCGAGCGGCACAACAAGGTGAAGGTGCTGCTGCTGATGGACGTGGGCGGCACGATGGACGAACACATCCACCGCGTGGAGGAGGTGTTCAGCGCCGCGAAGGCCGAGTTCAAGCACCTCGAGTTCTACTACTTCCACAACTGCGTGTACGACTACATGTGGAAGAACAACCGCCGCCGCTACAGCGAGAAGTTCTCCACGTGGGACATCCTGCGCAAGTACAACAAGGACTACAAGCTGATCTTCGTGGGTGACGCCACGATGAGCCCGTACGAGATCCTGCAGCCGGGCGGCAGTGTCGAATACAACAACGAGGAAGCCGGGGCCGAGTGGCTCCAGCGCCTCACCAACGCCTTTCCGAAGTACGCCTGGATCAACCCCGAGCCGCAAGGCGTGTGGGGCTACCGCCAGAGCATCGCCATCGTCCAGCAGCTGATGAACCACCGCATGTTTCCGCTCACGCTCCAGGGCCTCGAAGGGGCCATGCGCCTGTTGAGCAAATGA
- a CDS encoding autotransporter assembly complex protein TamA: protein MSMVRGAARIVAGASICLGLGACSMLPWRDEPAAADNAPAAPAPAASSAAAATYHLEVDAPRDLRTLLVTYLDLARFEGAAQAEGITEGELNRLANASPAQAKTLLETEGYFAADVTVSRETATDGLPLIRLKVSPGPRATVSELDLKADGELQRLAEAGDKDALTLLERIKERWSLPPGEPFRQAAWNAAKNGALANLRSDGYPAAKWKATSAHVDARAHTAVLSGEIDSGPRYLIGPIVIEGMSRYDEALVRNVAELPPGSPYSEKRLTEFQERLLKLNFFETVAVDIDPDPATAAAAPVRVRVREQNLQQATTGFGFSDATRFSVTLEHRHRRPFGWNGQVYNKIEYGSKKRLWEGELISNPDEHGYRKLLATSFSWEDAASEISRNNRVRAGRSYDTQHIERLMYGEWLTSELTRANGVEESARALSANYNWVWRQVDNIILPTRGLTVSIETGAGYARSNYADSGGFVRLYTRDVLYWPLGGSWYTQLRVEAGQVFTGNSVGIPDPLLFRAGGDESVRGYAYRTLGPQRDGAVSSGRVLLTTSAELAHPISQKLENLWWAVFLDAGNAADTWHSYEPVLGYGLGIRYRSPVGPLRVDLAYGEEVQKFRIHLSVGIAF, encoded by the coding sequence ATGAGCATGGTCCGTGGCGCGGCCCGCATCGTCGCGGGCGCGTCGATCTGTCTCGGCCTCGGCGCCTGCAGCATGCTGCCGTGGCGCGACGAGCCGGCCGCCGCCGACAACGCGCCGGCCGCGCCAGCGCCGGCCGCCTCCTCGGCCGCCGCGGCCACCTACCACCTCGAGGTCGACGCCCCGAGGGACCTGCGCACGCTGCTCGTCACCTACCTCGACCTCGCCCGCTTCGAGGGCGCAGCGCAGGCCGAAGGCATCACCGAAGGCGAACTCAACCGCCTCGCGAACGCATCGCCCGCCCAGGCGAAGACGCTGCTCGAGACCGAGGGCTACTTCGCCGCCGACGTCACGGTGTCGCGCGAGACGGCCACCGACGGCCTGCCTCTCATCCGCCTGAAGGTGTCGCCCGGCCCGCGCGCCACGGTCAGCGAACTCGACCTGAAGGCCGACGGCGAACTGCAGCGGCTGGCCGAGGCCGGCGACAAGGACGCCCTGACCCTCCTCGAGCGCATCAAGGAACGCTGGAGCCTGCCGCCCGGTGAACCCTTCCGCCAGGCGGCCTGGAACGCCGCGAAGAACGGGGCGCTGGCGAACCTGCGGTCCGATGGCTATCCGGCGGCCAAGTGGAAGGCCACCAGCGCCCACGTGGACGCCCGCGCGCACACCGCGGTGCTGTCCGGCGAGATCGACAGCGGCCCGCGGTACCTGATCGGTCCCATCGTGATCGAAGGCATGTCGCGCTACGACGAGGCGCTGGTGCGCAACGTCGCCGAACTGCCGCCCGGCTCCCCCTACAGCGAGAAGCGTCTCACGGAGTTCCAGGAGCGGCTGCTCAAGCTGAACTTCTTCGAGACCGTGGCCGTGGACATCGACCCCGACCCGGCCACCGCGGCCGCCGCACCGGTGCGCGTGCGCGTGCGCGAGCAGAACCTGCAGCAGGCCACCACCGGCTTCGGTTTCAGCGACGCCACGCGCTTCAGCGTCACGCTGGAGCACCGGCACCGCCGGCCGTTCGGCTGGAACGGGCAGGTCTACAACAAGATCGAGTACGGCTCGAAGAAGCGCCTGTGGGAAGGCGAACTCATCTCGAACCCCGACGAACACGGCTACCGCAAGCTGCTCGCGACGAGCTTCTCCTGGGAAGACGCCGCGAGCGAGATCTCGCGCAACAACCGGGTGCGTGCCGGCCGCTCGTACGACACCCAGCACATCGAACGCCTGATGTACGGTGAATGGCTGACGAGCGAACTCACCCGCGCCAACGGCGTGGAGGAATCCGCCCGGGCCCTGTCGGCCAACTACAACTGGGTCTGGCGCCAGGTCGACAACATCATCCTGCCCACGCGCGGGCTCACCGTGTCCATCGAGACCGGCGCCGGCTACGCTCGGTCCAACTACGCGGACTCGGGCGGCTTCGTGCGCCTCTACACCCGCGACGTCCTTTACTGGCCGCTCGGCGGCTCGTGGTACACGCAGCTGCGCGTCGAGGCCGGGCAGGTGTTCACCGGCAACAGCGTGGGCATCCCGGACCCGCTGCTGTTCCGCGCGGGTGGTGATGAATCCGTGCGCGGCTATGCCTACCGCACGCTCGGCCCCCAGCGCGACGGCGCGGTCTCGAGCGGACGCGTGCTGCTGACCACCAGCGCCGAGCTGGCCCATCCCATCTCGCAGAAGCTGGAGAACCTGTGGTGGGCCGTGTTCCTCGACGCCGGCAACGCGGCCGACACCTGGCATTCTTACGAACCGGTGCTGGGCTACGGCCTCGGCATCCGCTACCGCAGCCCCGTGGGGCCGCTGCGCGTGGACCTCGCCTATGGCGAGGAAGTGCAGAAGTTCCGCATCCACCTGAGCGTGGGCATCGCGTTCTGA
- a CDS encoding sensor domain-containing diguanylate cyclase, with protein sequence MADLSFVLRAFALVWLLGWFSAPGMAAPLPPAAVLTAGDRSVRVEGTVELLYQAESEALSPQQVMSPALADRWAVYAGKKINLSRQRQPVWIRFTVRNEAPPAKAWVLGIEWPLIDRVELHPRDPVTGEWGPVQRSGAAVAANSKPMKDPAFVFPLRIPEGGSMQYVMRVQSHSAFFVPLLVSDATEFQQRRFDTAVLMGVLFGVLGVMFLYNAALALFVRERSYAVYGVYLLTVLLYELTITGYGAMYLWSDVPWLMLHSYELFACASFLSASLFFRYFLGLRTARPAHLRRINTAIVAYWAFALVVSAVWPNRALSASIALVGLLSSFVCVYSSVVLIAQGNRYARYFGAAWSVLVAATVASLLSLFGVLEGNWLTNNAQHIGFVAEVLLLSVALADRIKHEREVREAAQREALELTKRVEVERDQKIIAQAHAIEVQRKANEDLEVRVLDRTAELERAMKNLEIANVELAKLSVTDALTKVHNRRYFDEVLEKEYHRSERTQVPLAVVLVDIDHFKRVNDTCGHLAGDECLRLVATALRQMAARSTDLVARYGGEEFALVLPGTDAAHAVEMADRVRQAVEAIDFIYRGRRVPISVSLGVVAKVTSLDQPLTDFVAEADAALYRAKDTGRNRVVLAA encoded by the coding sequence GTGGCTGACTTGTCCTTCGTTCTGCGCGCGTTCGCGCTCGTCTGGCTGCTGGGGTGGTTCAGTGCCCCGGGGATGGCGGCTCCCCTGCCGCCGGCGGCGGTGCTCACCGCCGGGGACCGTTCGGTGCGGGTCGAGGGCACGGTCGAGCTGCTGTACCAGGCCGAATCGGAGGCGCTGTCGCCGCAGCAGGTGATGTCGCCGGCGCTGGCCGACCGCTGGGCGGTCTACGCCGGCAAGAAGATCAACCTCTCCCGGCAGCGGCAGCCGGTGTGGATCCGGTTCACCGTGCGCAACGAGGCGCCACCGGCCAAGGCCTGGGTGCTGGGCATCGAGTGGCCCCTGATCGACCGCGTGGAACTCCACCCGCGGGACCCCGTCACCGGCGAATGGGGCCCGGTGCAGCGTTCGGGCGCGGCCGTCGCGGCGAACTCGAAGCCGATGAAGGACCCCGCCTTCGTGTTCCCGCTGCGGATCCCCGAGGGCGGGTCGATGCAGTACGTCATGCGGGTGCAGAGCCATTCCGCCTTCTTCGTGCCGCTGCTGGTGTCCGACGCCACCGAGTTCCAGCAGCGCCGCTTCGACACCGCCGTGCTGATGGGCGTGCTGTTCGGCGTGCTCGGGGTGATGTTCCTCTACAACGCGGCGCTGGCCCTGTTCGTGAGGGAGCGCAGCTATGCGGTGTACGGCGTCTACCTGCTGACGGTGCTGCTGTACGAGTTGACCATCACCGGGTACGGGGCCATGTACCTGTGGTCGGACGTGCCGTGGCTGATGCTGCACAGCTACGAGCTGTTCGCCTGCGCGAGCTTCCTGAGCGCGTCGCTGTTCTTCCGCTACTTCCTGGGCCTGCGCACGGCGCGGCCGGCCCACCTGCGGCGCATCAACACGGCCATCGTCGCCTACTGGGCTTTCGCGCTTGTCGTCTCGGCGGTGTGGCCCAACCGGGCGCTGTCGGCGAGCATCGCGCTGGTCGGGCTGCTGTCGAGCTTCGTCTGCGTGTACTCGTCGGTCGTGCTGATCGCCCAGGGCAACCGGTACGCCCGCTACTTCGGCGCCGCCTGGTCGGTGCTGGTGGCCGCCACGGTGGCCTCGCTGCTGTCGCTGTTCGGGGTGCTCGAGGGCAACTGGCTCACGAACAACGCCCAGCACATCGGCTTCGTCGCGGAGGTGCTGCTGCTGTCGGTGGCGCTCGCCGACCGCATCAAGCACGAGCGCGAGGTGCGCGAGGCCGCGCAACGGGAGGCGCTCGAACTGACCAAGCGGGTCGAGGTCGAGCGCGACCAGAAGATCATCGCCCAGGCCCATGCGATCGAGGTGCAGCGCAAGGCCAACGAGGACCTGGAGGTGCGCGTGCTCGACCGCACGGCCGAACTCGAGCGTGCGATGAAGAACCTGGAGATCGCCAACGTCGAGCTGGCCAAGCTCAGCGTCACGGACGCGCTGACCAAGGTGCACAACCGCCGGTACTTCGACGAGGTGCTCGAGAAGGAGTACCACCGATCGGAGCGCACCCAGGTCCCGCTGGCGGTGGTGCTGGTCGACATCGACCACTTCAAGCGGGTCAACGACACCTGCGGCCACCTGGCCGGCGACGAATGCCTGCGTCTCGTGGCGACGGCGCTGCGGCAGATGGCCGCCCGGTCCACCGACCTCGTCGCGCGCTACGGCGGCGAGGAGTTCGCGCTGGTGCTGCCGGGGACGGACGCGGCCCATGCCGTCGAGATGGCCGATCGCGTGCGCCAGGCCGTCGAGGCCATCGACTTCATCTACCGCGGCCGCCGCGTGCCGATCAGCGTGAGCCTGGGTGTGGTGGCGAAAGTGACCTCGCTGGACCAGCCTCTGACCGATTTCGTGGCCGAGGCGGATGCCGCGCTGTACCGGGCGAAGGACACCGGACGCAACCGCGTGGTGCTGGCCGCCTGA
- a CDS encoding carboxypeptidase-like regulatory domain-containing protein, translated as MRRLLLAACLAVSGCVPYPVYKELQPVTRVRVVDPAGRAVAGASVVLLSNAYPYGREQHRETRWTDASGVVSFDGRHEWRVESLMIHGAQVFFWNLCVEKPGYATHLTEYRSAKKFETEPTVVLAPGTSSACPTREENA; from the coding sequence ATGCGGCGGCTGCTCCTCGCCGCCTGCCTCGCCGTGTCGGGCTGCGTGCCGTACCCCGTCTACAAGGAACTCCAGCCGGTCACGCGCGTGCGCGTGGTGGACCCGGCGGGCCGGGCGGTGGCGGGGGCGAGCGTGGTGTTGCTGTCGAACGCGTACCCGTACGGTCGCGAGCAGCACCGCGAGACGCGCTGGACCGATGCGTCCGGCGTGGTGTCGTTCGACGGGCGGCACGAGTGGCGCGTCGAATCGCTCATGATCCACGGCGCCCAGGTCTTCTTCTGGAACCTGTGTGTCGAGAAACCGGGCTACGCGACCCACCTCACCGAGTACCGGTCGGCGAAGAAGTTCGAGACCGAGCCGACGGTGGTGCTGGCTCCGGGGACGTCGTCGGCGTGTCCCACGCGCGAAGAGAACGCCTGA
- a CDS encoding translocation/assembly module TamB domain-containing protein: protein MSDDTPDTPTPAEAPTPRAVRRRRRRIGLWIGLAAMTLTLLLVGGALFGVFWAAASPRGTAWLLANLARTGVGVQVIEPTGALIGDFGAKQVIVTSGHTKIVVDDPVWKGLSVAYTPYPATWARLKATSLHATRVTITVAPSDTHEPFTLPKNLQLPVEIDIGELQAGELLVPGLEDYPLRDVRGIVHMGMDEGRKHRFDQVSVRAEPLVVTGYGHIDAVGDLALDVALDAVQADPAGATPGQALPAWAAALRKDWQGRLRAKGPLAGFDTTLSVKGKGQTLDAAAKIEADKPWVLSELDLKTLAFDASAMSARAPMTSLTGNVRIEPLDPARGAEGGLKFDGSLVNAKPGSWVDRHVPVRSLKVDLRGRPRAAGPLDLATFEALLSDGRRDAGVLRASGHWDADRFDVKADLDQVRPSAVDPSLPAMTLTGPIVASGTWPTSADGTRAAIPAFQATAQLNGRLVDLNRAVQVKLEALGDGQRIDVKSFEANAGGAKASLSGNAVRSASAWQVDAKAALTDFDPRLWFPALNSAAWQAGNQSLNLKADVSLAMPHTVPVDKRLGPLLSRVAALRGTAGVEVLPSVLAGVPLTGSLSLKHPGAADVVQADAAVDVDGNTLKASGQIAPDTDGARDRWSATAEIPTVARLGPVLRLVPGAVESGLLDALAGNAGASLDVRGRWPAVDVGGQARVGTLRAGPLALDKADARWAFATRTDAPLDVQVTVDQAGWGTQRTGATSLVLKGTPGNHDLTVHTELKAAPPAWAEGLQQRPPSPTAPPRTLVAGTARGSLSGGPLAGDTGVPLAWKGTLQQFDLRSGQPGAAPWVSTRNVGIEVQAGPVPRFVLSPGRADIVSAGLKWDRIEWQADQGVRTQQLDMQAELEPLSVAPLLARAQPDFGWGGDLRIGGKVNVRQTTEFSADIVLERLSGDLTVTDDGGTQALGLTDLVLSLNVQDGTWTFTQGLAGKQLGVAAGAFVARTSPQRAWPDADAPLTGVFEAQVENLGTWGAWVPAGWRLGGRLRTTASLGGRFGAPEYTGRMVGNGISVRNLLEGVSVTDGEVDISLKGDTARIEKFSARAGAGNVNLAGDAEFGEQPRAALQLTAEKFQLLGRIDRRIVVSGKGDLLLDRDNVKVDGRFGVDEGLIDFTRSDAPALAGDVVVTNRTDNEPVVVPTPQRHRNVSIDLAIDLGRNLKLKGRGIDTGLAGELKISTPNGLPTFNGSIRAENGTYAAYNQKLIIDRGVITFNGPVNDPRLDIEATRPNLDVRVGVAVSGSALNPRVRLFSDPEMSDTDKLSWLMLGRASDGLGTQDTALLQRAALALIAGDNPGVTDQVLHSIGLDDLSVRQTDGDSKDTVVSVGKQISRRWYLGYERGLNATQGTWQLIYRVARRFTLRAESGVDNSLEVIWTWRWD from the coding sequence ATGAGCGACGACACCCCCGACACCCCCACCCCGGCCGAGGCGCCCACGCCACGGGCGGTGCGCCGGCGCCGCCGCCGCATCGGGCTGTGGATCGGCCTCGCCGCAATGACCCTGACGCTGCTGCTCGTCGGCGGCGCGCTGTTCGGCGTGTTCTGGGCCGCGGCCAGCCCGCGCGGCACCGCGTGGCTGCTCGCGAACCTCGCGCGCACCGGCGTGGGTGTGCAGGTCATCGAACCCACCGGTGCGCTCATCGGCGACTTCGGCGCGAAGCAGGTCATCGTCACGTCGGGCCACACGAAGATCGTGGTCGACGACCCCGTCTGGAAGGGCCTGTCGGTCGCCTACACCCCGTACCCCGCCACGTGGGCGCGCCTGAAGGCCACCTCGCTGCACGCGACCCGCGTGACCATCACGGTGGCGCCCAGCGACACCCACGAGCCGTTCACGCTGCCGAAGAACCTGCAGCTGCCGGTCGAGATCGACATCGGCGAGCTGCAGGCCGGCGAACTGCTCGTGCCCGGCCTCGAGGACTACCCGCTGCGCGACGTGCGCGGCATCGTCCACATGGGCATGGACGAAGGCCGCAAGCACCGGTTCGACCAGGTCAGCGTGCGCGCCGAACCGCTGGTCGTCACTGGCTACGGCCACATCGACGCGGTGGGCGACCTGGCACTCGACGTCGCACTCGACGCGGTGCAGGCCGACCCCGCCGGCGCCACGCCGGGCCAGGCGCTGCCGGCCTGGGCCGCGGCGCTGCGCAAGGATTGGCAAGGCCGCCTGCGCGCGAAGGGGCCGCTCGCCGGCTTCGACACCACGTTGTCCGTCAAGGGCAAGGGCCAGACGCTCGACGCCGCCGCGAAGATCGAGGCCGACAAACCCTGGGTGCTGTCCGAGCTGGACCTGAAGACCCTCGCCTTCGACGCCTCCGCGATGAGCGCCCGCGCGCCGATGACCTCGCTGACCGGCAACGTGCGCATCGAGCCGCTCGACCCGGCCCGTGGCGCCGAAGGCGGCCTGAAGTTCGACGGCAGCCTCGTGAACGCCAAGCCGGGGTCGTGGGTCGACCGACACGTGCCGGTGCGCAGCCTGAAGGTCGACCTGCGCGGCCGCCCGCGTGCCGCCGGCCCGCTCGACCTCGCCACCTTCGAGGCCCTGCTGTCCGACGGCCGGCGCGACGCCGGCGTGCTGCGGGCCTCGGGCCACTGGGACGCCGACCGCTTCGACGTGAAGGCCGACCTCGACCAGGTGCGCCCGTCCGCCGTCGACCCGTCGCTGCCGGCGATGACCCTCACCGGCCCCATCGTGGCGTCGGGCACGTGGCCCACGTCGGCGGACGGCACACGCGCGGCGATCCCCGCGTTCCAGGCCACGGCCCAGCTCAACGGCCGCCTCGTCGACCTGAACCGCGCCGTGCAGGTGAAGCTGGAGGCGCTGGGCGACGGACAGCGCATCGACGTCAAGTCCTTCGAGGCGAACGCGGGCGGCGCGAAGGCGTCCCTGTCCGGCAACGCGGTGCGCTCGGCCTCGGCATGGCAGGTCGATGCGAAGGCCGCGCTGACCGACTTCGATCCCCGACTGTGGTTCCCCGCGCTGAACAGCGCCGCCTGGCAGGCGGGCAACCAGAGCCTGAACCTGAAGGCCGACGTGTCGCTCGCCATGCCCCACACCGTGCCCGTCGACAAACGCCTGGGCCCGCTGCTGTCCCGCGTGGCCGCGCTGCGAGGCACGGCGGGTGTCGAGGTGCTGCCGAGCGTGCTCGCCGGGGTGCCGTTGACCGGCTCGCTGTCGCTGAAACACCCCGGCGCCGCGGACGTGGTGCAGGCCGACGCGGCCGTCGACGTCGACGGCAACACGCTGAAGGCCTCGGGCCAGATCGCCCCCGACACCGACGGTGCGCGCGACCGCTGGAGCGCCACCGCGGAGATCCCGACCGTCGCCCGCCTGGGCCCGGTGCTGCGCCTCGTGCCGGGGGCCGTCGAATCGGGCCTGCTGGACGCCCTGGCGGGCAACGCGGGCGCCTCGCTCGACGTGCGCGGCCGCTGGCCCGCCGTCGACGTGGGCGGCCAGGCCCGCGTGGGCACGCTGCGCGCCGGTCCGCTGGCCCTCGACAAGGCCGACGCGCGCTGGGCCTTCGCCACCCGCACCGACGCGCCGCTCGATGTCCAGGTCACCGTCGACCAGGCCGGCTGGGGCACGCAGCGCACGGGCGCCACCAGCCTCGTGCTGAAGGGCACGCCGGGCAACCACGACCTGACCGTGCACACCGAACTGAAGGCCGCGCCACCGGCCTGGGCCGAGGGCCTGCAGCAGCGCCCGCCCTCGCCCACCGCCCCGCCGCGCACCCTCGTGGCCGGCACGGCCCGCGGCAGCCTGAGCGGCGGCCCGCTCGCCGGCGACACCGGCGTGCCCCTCGCCTGGAAGGGCACGCTGCAGCAGTTCGACCTGCGCAGCGGCCAGCCCGGTGCGGCCCCGTGGGTGTCCACGCGCAACGTGGGCATCGAGGTGCAGGCCGGTCCGGTGCCGCGCTTCGTGCTGTCGCCGGGCCGCGCCGACATCGTCTCGGCCGGCCTGAAGTGGGACCGCATCGAGTGGCAGGCCGACCAGGGCGTGCGCACGCAGCAGCTCGACATGCAGGCCGAACTGGAACCGCTGTCGGTGGCGCCGCTGCTCGCCCGCGCACAGCCCGACTTCGGCTGGGGCGGCGACCTGCGCATCGGCGGCAAGGTGAACGTGCGCCAGACCACCGAGTTCAGCGCCGACATCGTGCTCGAGCGGCTCAGCGGCGACCTCACGGTGACCGACGACGGCGGCACGCAGGCCCTCGGCCTCACCGACCTCGTGCTGTCCCTCAACGTGCAGGACGGCACCTGGACCTTCACGCAGGGCCTGGCCGGCAAGCAGCTGGGCGTGGCCGCCGGCGCGTTCGTCGCGCGCACGTCGCCGCAGCGGGCATGGCCCGATGCGGACGCGCCGCTCACGGGCGTGTTCGAGGCCCAGGTGGAGAACCTCGGCACCTGGGGCGCCTGGGTGCCCGCCGGCTGGCGCCTCGGCGGCCGCCTGCGCACCACCGCGAGCCTCGGCGGGCGCTTCGGCGCCCCCGAGTACACGGGCCGCATGGTGGGCAACGGCATCTCGGTGCGCAACCTGCTGGAAGGCGTGAGCGTCACGGACGGCGAGGTCGACATCTCGCTCAAGGGCGACACGGCCCGCATCGAGAAGTTCTCGGCCCGCGCCGGCGCCGGCAACGTGAACCTCGCGGGCGACGCCGAGTTCGGCGAACAGCCGCGCGCCGCGCTGCAGCTGACGGCCGAGAAGTTCCAGCTGCTCGGCCGCATCGACCGCCGCATCGTGGTCTCGGGCAAGGGCGACCTGCTGCTCGACCGCGACAACGTCAAGGTCGATGGCCGCTTCGGCGTCGACGAGGGGCTGATCGACTTCACCCGCTCGGACGCACCCGCGCTCGCCGGCGACGTCGTGGTGACCAACCGCACCGACAACGAACCGGTGGTGGTGCCCACGCCGCAGCGGCACCGCAACGTCTCGATCGACCTCGCCATCGACCTCGGCCGCAACCTGAAACTCAAGGGCCGTGGCATCGACACCGGGCTCGCCGGCGAACTCAAGATCAGCACCCCGAACGGCCTGCCGACCTTCAACGGCAGCATCCGCGCCGAAAACGGCACCTACGCGGCGTACAACCAGAAGCTCATCATCGACCGCGGCGTCATCACGTTCAACGGACCCGTGAACGACCCGCGCCTCGACATCGAAGCCACCCGGCCCAACCTCGACGTGCGCGTGGGCGTGGCCGTCAGCGGCAGCGCGCTCAACCCGCGCGTGCGGCTGTTCTCCGACCCCGAGATGTCCGACACCGACAAGCTGTCGTGGCTGATGCTGGGCCGCGCGAGCGACGGCCTCGGCACGCAGGACACTGCGCTGCTGCAGCGCGCCGCGCTCGCACTGATCGCCGGCGACAACCCGGGAGTCACCGACCAGGTGCTGCACTCCATCGGCCTCGACGACCTGTCGGTGCGCCAGACCGACGGCGACTCGAAGGACACGGTGGTCTCGGTCGGCAAGCAGATCTCGCGGCGCTGGTACCTCGGCTACGAACGCGGGCTGAACGCCACGCAGGGCACGTGGCAGCTGATCTACCGCGTGGCGCGGCGGTTCACGCTGCGGGCCGAGTCGGGGGTGGACAACTCGCTCGAGGTGATCTGGACCTGGCGCTGGGACTGA